The following are from one region of the Rosistilla carotiformis genome:
- a CDS encoding sensor domain-containing diguanylate cyclase — protein MKRFGTTTRIALAMSMWTATVLLALRMTGLLNDGAAQQIQSRTRLCEAVAVSCSQFASRNDWMAVEVALRSLKARNPEVLSAACRRMDGTLDFETGKHSDHWSQRTSDLSSSTCIQVPVLQGDKAWGQIEVCFQSPIAAGLLGFLALPSVKLIVLTSLACMLGFSILLRRCFNQLDPDQAIPERVRAALNTMAEGVVVLDEKFRINLANQPFADMLGCSVDVCQGKNIDSLPWETQDNRPLSQLLSEMHGDNPVDFENIKLQQSPSSKRTLKPNASRILNKQGDCKGMLLSLDDVSVLEEQNEQLRFLATRDPMTSCLNRRSFFEHLEQTWKSAFRYKHPVSCLMVDVDHFKGINDSFGHAVGDEVLKGVSAALLATARDTDFVCRYGGEEFCILLPHIDIDGVARAGERFRTAIEALQFPQLRVTASLGCSSGDLGAESADQLLEQADQALYFAKRNGRNQVARFDRLEATPHAIETQPPADAIQSEDVLLESIKLLIRDARDAGATSVSFDLLNATLEANAE, from the coding sequence ATGAAACGATTTGGCACCACGACCCGAATAGCATTGGCGATGTCGATGTGGACCGCGACCGTTTTGCTGGCGTTGCGAATGACGGGTCTATTGAACGACGGCGCGGCACAGCAGATTCAGTCCCGCACACGGCTGTGCGAAGCGGTGGCGGTCAGCTGTTCGCAATTTGCCTCACGAAACGATTGGATGGCGGTCGAAGTGGCGCTTCGTTCGTTAAAAGCACGCAATCCAGAGGTCTTGTCAGCAGCCTGCCGGCGGATGGACGGGACGCTTGATTTTGAAACGGGTAAGCACTCGGACCACTGGAGCCAACGCACTAGCGATCTGTCGTCAAGCACCTGCATTCAGGTGCCGGTATTACAGGGCGATAAAGCTTGGGGACAAATCGAGGTCTGTTTTCAATCGCCAATCGCCGCGGGACTGCTCGGCTTCCTGGCATTACCTTCGGTGAAGCTCATCGTGCTAACCTCGCTGGCCTGCATGCTTGGATTCTCGATCTTGCTGCGCCGCTGCTTCAACCAACTTGATCCCGACCAAGCGATTCCGGAACGCGTGCGTGCGGCGCTCAACACGATGGCCGAAGGCGTTGTCGTGCTGGACGAAAAATTTCGCATCAATCTCGCCAACCAGCCCTTTGCCGACATGCTTGGTTGCAGTGTCGATGTCTGCCAGGGAAAAAACATCGATTCGCTTCCCTGGGAAACGCAGGACAATCGTCCGCTCAGCCAATTGTTGAGCGAGATGCATGGCGACAATCCAGTGGACTTTGAGAATATCAAGCTTCAACAATCGCCGAGCTCCAAGCGAACGCTAAAGCCCAACGCCAGTCGCATCCTCAACAAGCAGGGGGACTGCAAAGGGATGCTATTGAGTTTGGATGATGTCTCGGTTCTAGAGGAGCAAAACGAACAACTGCGATTTCTTGCCACCCGCGATCCGATGACCTCGTGCCTCAATCGACGGTCGTTCTTTGAACATCTCGAACAGACCTGGAAATCGGCTTTCCGGTACAAGCACCCCGTCAGTTGCTTGATGGTCGATGTCGATCACTTTAAAGGGATCAACGATTCGTTTGGGCACGCCGTTGGCGACGAGGTCCTGAAAGGTGTTTCCGCAGCGTTGTTGGCGACGGCTCGCGACACCGATTTTGTTTGCCGATATGGTGGCGAGGAGTTTTGCATTCTGCTACCGCACATCGATATCGACGGGGTGGCCCGTGCGGGAGAACGATTCCGGACGGCAATCGAAGCGTTGCAATTTCCACAACTCCGCGTCACCGCCAGCCTGGGTTGCTCGAGCGGTGATCTGGGAGCGGAATCGGCCGATCAGTTGCTCGAACAAGCCGACCAAGCCCTCTACTTCGCAAAACGCAACGGACGCAATCAAGTCGCCCGCTTCGATCGCCTGGAAGCCACGCCCCACGCGATCGAAACACAGCCTCCGGCTGACGCAATTCAAAGTGAAGACGTGCTGCTGGAATCGATCAAGCTTCTGATCCGCGATGCCCGCGACGCAGGGGCAACCAGCGTCAGCTTTGATCTATTGAACGCCACTCTCGAAGCGAACGCAGAATAG
- a CDS encoding glycosyltransferase family 2 protein — MNLQSDHDSIPLDEEVPQRSSLTAPSYPKSKVFVVLPAYNEEEALGSLLNNLGEAFADSGWPYEVIVVDDGSQDATAELAGQFGFQMPVHLLKHSQNQGLGPTLRDGLREAAELASARDVILTMDADNTHPAGLIDSMVRRIKEGSDIVIASRFRDGAQVVGVPWNRKFLSVGARLLFSLTFPTQGVRDYTSGFRAYRAEAIQAGFARFGDDLVSETGFSCMADVLLKLRSLNRVFSEVPLILRYDQKGGVSKMKVMRTAILTLQLLFRHRIGHD, encoded by the coding sequence ATGAACCTTCAATCCGATCACGATTCGATCCCCTTGGACGAGGAAGTACCCCAGCGAAGTTCACTGACAGCGCCTTCGTATCCAAAATCGAAGGTGTTCGTGGTGCTACCAGCGTATAACGAAGAGGAAGCGTTGGGATCGTTGTTGAACAACTTGGGCGAAGCCTTTGCGGACAGCGGTTGGCCGTACGAAGTGATCGTTGTCGACGATGGCAGCCAAGATGCAACGGCCGAACTGGCAGGGCAGTTCGGATTTCAAATGCCGGTTCATTTGTTGAAGCATTCCCAAAATCAAGGTTTAGGGCCCACGTTGCGGGATGGTTTGCGGGAAGCGGCTGAGCTAGCGTCCGCCCGCGATGTGATTCTGACGATGGATGCTGACAATACGCATCCCGCGGGTTTAATCGATTCGATGGTCCGCCGGATCAAAGAGGGAAGCGATATCGTGATCGCTTCGCGATTTCGCGACGGCGCCCAAGTTGTGGGCGTACCTTGGAATCGCAAATTCTTGAGTGTTGGCGCCCGGTTATTGTTTTCTCTGACGTTTCCAACCCAAGGGGTCCGAGATTACACCTCGGGATTTCGAGCCTACCGTGCCGAGGCAATCCAAGCGGGTTTCGCTCGCTTTGGCGACGATTTAGTCAGCGAAACCGGATTTTCCTGCATGGCCGACGTCCTGTTGAAGCTCCGTTCGTTGAATCGTGTTTTTTCGGAAGTGCCGCTGATTCTGCGATACGATCAAAAGGGGGGCGTCAGCAAAATGAAGGTCATGCGAACGGCCATCTTGACGCTCCAACTGCTATTCCGACATCGAATCGGCCACGATTAA
- a CDS encoding sensor histidine kinase has protein sequence MKAGEEKILLVAQHHGAKGEIVYRAIVIPRQDDAKSDICDVLVLGQPQWRDPATVILTLLEHDLDAYSAIILDPQLPAGIADELLAQLGPATTCIVATSDTDMKSTLESLYREAKASGLESDENAPMHPLMQSATDATQCVAQRERLASIGLAVASVAHETRNALQRIQVHLDLLRLNEGNAAQRTNDLQSIEEANRCLWTLFGELQDFSAPLRLHCVSTSLRQIIQHAWDSLRSLPAWSQTELLLEVPDRVLFIDPVRIEQVFRNLMENAIDAGQENASLHITATDIQFDDRDAIQVTVRDCGSGLRPEDREKVFEAFYTTKSRGTGLGLPICRRIVEAHGGRIFIDPSVSDGTAFQIVLPIADTADE, from the coding sequence GTGAAGGCAGGTGAAGAAAAGATATTGCTCGTCGCGCAGCATCACGGTGCCAAGGGGGAAATTGTCTATCGCGCGATCGTCATCCCTCGTCAAGACGATGCGAAAAGCGATATCTGTGATGTGTTGGTGTTAGGCCAGCCGCAATGGCGTGATCCGGCAACCGTGATTTTGACGCTGCTGGAACACGATTTGGACGCTTATTCGGCGATCATCCTCGACCCGCAGTTACCCGCTGGAATTGCGGATGAACTGCTTGCCCAATTGGGCCCTGCGACAACTTGCATTGTCGCGACGAGCGATACCGATATGAAAAGCACGCTTGAATCGCTGTATCGGGAGGCGAAGGCCAGCGGACTTGAATCCGATGAAAATGCTCCCATGCATCCGCTGATGCAATCGGCCACCGACGCGACGCAGTGCGTCGCTCAGCGGGAACGGTTGGCATCGATCGGTTTGGCCGTTGCATCGGTGGCACACGAGACCCGCAATGCACTGCAGCGAATTCAGGTCCATCTTGATTTACTGCGGCTCAACGAAGGGAATGCGGCTCAGCGAACGAACGATCTGCAGTCGATCGAAGAGGCGAACCGGTGCCTGTGGACTTTGTTCGGTGAATTGCAAGACTTCAGTGCTCCGCTGCGGCTCCATTGCGTGTCGACTTCCTTGCGACAGATTATTCAACATGCCTGGGACAGTCTTCGGTCACTTCCAGCGTGGTCGCAGACCGAGTTGCTATTGGAGGTTCCCGACCGGGTATTGTTCATCGATCCGGTTCGGATCGAACAGGTCTTTCGAAACCTGATGGAAAACGCGATCGACGCGGGTCAAGAAAACGCCTCACTCCATATCACCGCGACCGATATCCAATTCGATGATCGGGATGCGATCCAGGTCACGGTTCGAGATTGCGGTTCGGGGCTTCGACCGGAGGATCGCGAAAAGGTGTTCGAAGCCTTTTACACGACCAAAAGCAGAGGGACGGGGCTGGGGCTTCCGATCTGCCGGCGGATTGTGGAGGCCCACGGTGGTCGGATATTCATCGACCCCAGCGTTTCCGACGGTACCGCTTTTCAGATCGTGCTTCCGATCGCCGATACCGCGGACGAATAG